From a single Nicotiana tomentosiformis chromosome 2, ASM39032v3, whole genome shotgun sequence genomic region:
- the LOC104098461 gene encoding meiosis-specific protein ASY1-like isoform X1 — protein sequence METHQQADLRNNSQHTDILQPIASSESFVSGNENGKSYGSTNKCNEFETVNCSRSSQDKRKRKASMVEEPILQYERQKSQIA from the exons ATGGAAACACACCAACAAGCAGACCTGAG GAATAATTCTCAACATACAGACATTTTGCAGCCCATAGCTTCTAGTGAGAGTTTTGTATCTGGAAATGAGAATGGAAAATCATATGGAAGCACCAACAAATGTAATGAGTTTGAGACAGTTAACTGTAGCAGGTCCAGTCAAGATAAGCGCAAGAGGAAAGCAAGCATG GTGGAAGAGCCTATTCTTCAGTATGAGCGCCAAAAATCTCAAATTGCTTGA
- the LOC104098461 gene encoding uncharacterized protein isoform X2 — METHQQADLRNNSQHTDILQPIASSESFVSGNENGKSYGSTNKCNEFETVNCSRSSQDKRKRKASMVGGRAYSSV, encoded by the exons ATGGAAACACACCAACAAGCAGACCTGAG GAATAATTCTCAACATACAGACATTTTGCAGCCCATAGCTTCTAGTGAGAGTTTTGTATCTGGAAATGAGAATGGAAAATCATATGGAAGCACCAACAAATGTAATGAGTTTGAGACAGTTAACTGTAGCAGGTCCAGTCAAGATAAGCGCAAGAGGAAAGCAAGCATG GTAGGTGGAAGAGCCTATTCTTCAGTATGA
- the LOC104121173 gene encoding hypersensitive-induced response protein 1-like gives MGNLLGCVQVDQSTVAIKERFGKFNDVLEPGCHFLPWCIGSQIAGYLTLRLQQLDVRCETKSKDNVFVTVVASIQYRALADKATDAFYKLSNTRSQIQAYVFDVIRASVPKLNLDDVFEQKNQIAKAVEDELEKAMSAYGYEIVQTLIVDIEPDEHVKRAMNEINAAARMRVAANEKAEAEKIVQIKRAEGDAEAKYLAGLGVARQRQAIVDGLRDSVLGFSSNVPGTSAKDVLDMVLITQYFDTMKEIGATSKSSAVFIPHGPGAVSDIAGQIRHGLLQGSTVQQQNLV, from the exons ATGGGGAATTTGCTTGGCTGTGTACAAGTGGACCAATCCACTGTGGCTATAAAGGAGAGATTTGGCAAGTTTAATGATGTGCTTGAGCCTGGATGTCATTTCTTGCCATGGTGTATAGGCAGCCAGATTGCTGGATACCTTACTTTAAGGTTGCAGCAGCTTGATGTGCGATGCGAGACAAAGTCAAAG GATAATGTATTTGTAACTGTTGTTGCTTCAATTCAATATCGTGCTCTGGCTGATAAAGCTACTGATGCTTTTTACAAGCTTAGTAATACTCGATCCCAGATCCAAGCCTATGTGTTTGATG TTATCAGAGCTAGTGTTCCAAAGCTAAATCTGGATGATGTCTTTGAGCAGAAGAATCAAATTGCTAAGGCAGTGGAGGATGAACTTGAAAAG GCAATGTCTGCTTATGGATATGAGATTGTTCAGACACTCATAGTTGATATAGAGCCAGATGAACATGTCAAGCGAGCTATGAATGAAATCAATGCAG CTGCAAGAATGAGAGTAGCTGCCAATGAGAAAGCAGAAGCTGAAAAAATTGTCCAGATTAAACGAGCTGAGGGTGATGCTGAGGCTAAGTACCTGGCGGGGCTTGGGGTTGCTAGACAACGCCAGGCCATTGTGGATGGTTTAAGGGACAGTGTTCTCGGCTTCTCAAGTAATGTCCCAGGAACGAGTGCCAAGGACGTCTTGGACATGGTCCTCATCACTCAATATTTTGACACCATGAAGGAAATTGGTGCCACGTCTAAATCCTCAGCAGTCTTTATCCCACATGGACCTGGAGCTGTTAGTGACATTGCAGGGCAGATTCGACATGGATTGCTCCAAGGTTCAACTGTCCAGCAACAAAATCTTGTATAA